The following proteins are co-located in the Rippkaea orientalis PCC 8801 genome:
- the mrdA gene encoding penicillin-binding protein 2, whose translation MSSDSYSFYDSRQKQTNRTTGQKRQPWLIMVLVSLILLGGIGTRLAFLQLFQGKIYREKAENNRIRIIPKPPVRGNIFDRKGRVLASTRLTHAAYLWPVVIKQPNWPENLRYLSQLLSIPEDSIQTKIEQAGYNSPTLIRIARSLNPAQITALEEFKSEFKGELNGLEVDIESVRDYPNGELASHILGYTGELNPEQLAKRRSQGYRLGDIVGKMGVEAAYEQQLRGEWGGLQLEVDGAGKVMKVLGQKIGKAGKDVTLTLDLDVQKAAEAALGQRKGAVVALDPKTGGILAMASYPRFDPNVFSSQITTETWEQWRKAGDPFVNRALRGFPPASTFKIVTATAGMETGKYPPNTILNTFAYLRVGGTAFGEWNRAGFGPMGYVRAMAWSSNTFHGQIGRGVGGPTLIKWSRLYGFGQTTGVELTEELPGLIADDAWKRANYNWEWTDGDTVNMSIGQGFTQATPLQVAVMFAVPANGGYKVKPHFLNDGRDISQWRTSMNLKPTTVKILREGLRAVVSSGTGKALNVPSLPPSAGKSGTAEAPPGKPHAWFGGYAPYDKPEIVVVAFAEHSGGGGGSVAAPIVRQVMEAYFKHNKK comes from the coding sequence ATGTCTAGTGACAGCTATAGTTTCTATGACAGTAGACAAAAGCAAACCAATCGCACCACAGGACAAAAACGACAACCGTGGTTAATCATGGTATTAGTCAGCCTCATCTTGCTTGGAGGAATTGGAACTCGTCTAGCCTTTCTACAACTCTTTCAAGGAAAAATTTACCGAGAAAAAGCCGAAAATAATCGTATTCGCATCATACCCAAACCTCCCGTCCGGGGTAACATTTTTGATCGCAAAGGCAGGGTTCTCGCTTCAACTCGTCTAACCCATGCCGCCTATTTATGGCCAGTGGTCATTAAACAACCCAATTGGCCTGAAAACCTGCGATATCTCTCACAATTACTATCTATTCCCGAAGACAGCATTCAAACCAAAATTGAACAAGCCGGTTATAATTCCCCGACCCTGATTCGCATTGCCCGAAGCCTCAATCCTGCCCAAATTACCGCCCTAGAAGAATTTAAAAGCGAATTTAAAGGAGAACTCAACGGATTAGAAGTTGATATCGAAAGCGTACGAGACTATCCTAACGGAGAATTAGCCTCCCACATCCTCGGCTATACCGGAGAACTCAACCCCGAACAATTAGCCAAACGCCGTTCCCAAGGCTACCGTTTAGGGGATATCGTTGGAAAAATGGGGGTAGAAGCCGCCTATGAACAACAATTACGGGGAGAATGGGGAGGACTACAACTGGAAGTCGATGGAGCCGGAAAAGTCATGAAAGTCCTCGGACAGAAAATTGGCAAAGCCGGCAAAGATGTCACCCTCACCCTCGACCTAGACGTTCAGAAAGCCGCCGAAGCTGCCCTAGGACAGCGTAAAGGAGCCGTGGTTGCCCTTGACCCCAAAACGGGAGGCATCCTAGCCATGGCCAGTTATCCCCGCTTTGACCCCAACGTTTTCTCCAGTCAAATTACTACGGAAACTTGGGAACAATGGCGTAAAGCAGGAGATCCCTTCGTCAACCGTGCCTTAAGAGGCTTTCCTCCCGCATCCACCTTTAAAATCGTCACCGCTACCGCAGGGATGGAAACCGGAAAATACCCCCCCAATACCATTTTGAACACCTTCGCCTATCTCAGAGTTGGAGGAACTGCCTTTGGGGAATGGAACCGCGCCGGGTTTGGACCAATGGGCTACGTCCGAGCCATGGCCTGGAGTAGCAACACCTTCCACGGACAAATTGGTCGAGGGGTCGGTGGACCGACCTTGATTAAATGGTCCCGTCTCTACGGCTTTGGTCAAACCACAGGAGTAGAATTAACCGAGGAATTACCCGGATTAATCGCCGATGATGCCTGGAAACGAGCCAATTACAACTGGGAATGGACCGATGGGGATACAGTCAATATGTCCATTGGTCAAGGGTTTACCCAAGCGACTCCCCTGCAAGTCGCAGTCATGTTTGCCGTTCCTGCCAATGGCGGTTATAAAGTAAAACCCCACTTCCTTAACGATGGTCGAGATATCAGTCAATGGCGAACCTCGATGAACTTAAAACCCACAACCGTTAAAATCCTCCGCGAAGGACTCAGGGCAGTTGTCTCCAGTGGGACGGGAAAAGCCCTCAATGTGCCCAGTTTGCCCCCGTCTGCGGGAAAAAGCGGCACCGCAGAAGCCCCTCCAGGGAAACCCCACGCTTGGTTTGGGGGTTATGCTCCCTACGATAAACCCGAAATTGTCGTCGTCGCTTTTGCAGAACATTCGGGAGGGGGTGGCGGTTCTGTAGCTGCTCCTATCGTGCGTCAAGTGATGGAGGCTTATTTTAAACATAATAAAAAGTAA
- a CDS encoding DUF1036 domain-containing protein produces MPTKSINQKLLTLDSFGVLGENPMKNKLLLLLGIIAAVGSQVTIGTQKAIAGEICNNINDMIFISAAQMNNNDVWVSKGWWEVEPGACLSYPDDWYAFVQVNRDHHVPLFEGRPHQIVLAPVGRQWQEWQNSEENKPPIESVKLCVVQDKYTAYSAKDGALCDRDDYGFSDNSMQTFYATKAERFVVRSFSREELESLKAQNDSL; encoded by the coding sequence TTGCCCACCAAATCCATTAATCAGAAATTGCTAACCCTCGATAGCTTTGGTGTGTTAGGAGAAAACCCCATGAAAAACAAGCTTTTACTATTACTAGGAATTATCGCTGCGGTCGGTAGTCAAGTCACCATCGGGACGCAAAAAGCGATCGCTGGAGAAATTTGTAATAATATCAATGACATGATTTTTATCTCGGCTGCCCAGATGAATAACAATGATGTCTGGGTGTCAAAAGGCTGGTGGGAAGTCGAACCAGGTGCTTGTTTAAGTTATCCCGATGATTGGTATGCCTTTGTGCAAGTTAATCGAGATCACCATGTACCCTTGTTTGAGGGACGACCCCACCAAATTGTTTTAGCCCCTGTGGGTAGACAGTGGCAAGAATGGCAAAATTCTGAAGAGAACAAGCCACCCATAGAAAGCGTTAAATTATGTGTCGTTCAAGACAAATATACCGCCTATAGTGCTAAGGATGGAGCACTATGCGATCGCGATGATTATGGCTTTTCTGATAACTCCATGCAGACTTTTTATGCCACTAAAGCAGAACGGTTTGTCGTCAGAAGCTTTTCCCGTGAAGAACTTGAGTCTCTCAAAGCTCAAAACGATTCTTTGTAG
- a CDS encoding HEAT repeat domain-containing protein: protein MSQRHLSQEDMTPNTSPAAAIDWCEVGRIMLKNSLPINPLSTQPEAKEAGLDQARVSLQWIDPCSNIPLAKQGKSDQPFLSNSPGNRSIIQHYQEEEFWTKLLNNRNHKEKKPRIALLGPAGTGKTLTLQKIAHWILSQTEDLPIWLSPNQWKQAGVEDYIYHQWLAQAATNYHSGKYPLKVWQESFEALLNRGQVWLLLDGIDHITLDHTESGLTSPLSVLADQLQGWTQQSCIVLTCQTQTWEDDLDGLSNFEIYQTQEFADFLGVRRFIQRWFEPKILNLGQQQTSKALGQTLCQVLSQPRIKAIREALTNPLRLALFCRLWQQNPDQLPSTVAQLYGQLVSEFYQWQAEKIQTTPEQQQQLNTALAILALKSYQQDQKRAILTQKTVREILGEDSSLLRLALQLKWLVKTGIFIQDSPENHYRFNDRTFGQYFASLAVEDWQLFLNHHPSRTPSGREVYPIFDRYWWGIILFWLGRADIAPTDKEAFIKALITFDDGCGSENFYGVQAYCLAAAGLSEFKTCSLAEEICQQLIKWEKKGVQGERGSTLESPLGTCAGETLNHLDHPLVVRTLMNLIEHSEDPQEQKQGFRHLVAVGRGNASAIAALTQCLDTTPSPALRWQVAETLGKIDPGNNAAINTFIHLLENANSDQSRQMAFSPLEKIGKQNLPTIKALVQLLHQPTSISLRRRILQCLEVIGQGHATAIAVLVQLIRTTKDIGMRQQVAETLEKIDPGNPTAITILVQLAQETTPETIRREAVYSLGEVCPGNIQAINALVNLLDKTRDIYTQWIVVSSLGKIGSGNQEAIKALEKVIALGEPMLLYKEALESLGKIDPANPMMIEASIKLMERANDEAIHRETAETLGKLDPGNPQAIAALTQLLKISKDNFTRRQAAASLGKIDPGNLDALNTLIQLVQNTEDPDIASLAADSLGEMGLGNPAAIATLIRVVQTNPHLETRRAAVKSLGTMAMGNKSAIAALVQILCWPTEDSLRQQAAESLMGIMSVKQMPWVVTQLGGCLLRESDPPHAPSYRVLWHCAQHLPYGEFYQAWHERSLSSMISQNSGRIGSKTAKVTDARGFTLIYQLQQTLAERSDLGSVYLVAIDSGRFIDPNNPPIDMYDQMLEQACPEFEHGIPETMSKLRLYWNTLQRGRQGRTEGDRPKTRFILLLYTDPNGGTTFSLSSTFLETLSKFQGNIGVITDQVIPSQLTRFSPNDSQLVKTILDWITYSY from the coding sequence ATGTCTCAAAGACACCTATCTCAGGAGGATATGACCCCTAACACCTCCCCCGCAGCGGCCATTGACTGGTGCGAAGTGGGTCGTATCATGCTCAAAAATTCTCTCCCCATCAACCCCCTGAGTACCCAACCCGAAGCCAAAGAGGCTGGCTTAGATCAGGCACGGGTATCGTTGCAATGGATTGATCCTTGCTCAAATATTCCCCTAGCCAAACAAGGAAAATCAGACCAACCCTTCCTAAGCAACTCTCCAGGCAACAGAAGCATTATTCAACATTACCAAGAAGAAGAATTTTGGACAAAACTCTTAAACAATCGCAATCATAAAGAAAAAAAACCGAGAATTGCCCTACTAGGACCAGCAGGAACTGGTAAAACCTTAACCTTGCAAAAGATTGCCCATTGGATTTTAAGCCAAACTGAAGATCTCCCCATCTGGCTGAGTCCAAATCAATGGAAGCAAGCTGGTGTAGAAGACTACATCTACCATCAGTGGTTAGCGCAAGCTGCTACTAACTATCACTCAGGGAAATATCCCCTTAAAGTCTGGCAAGAGTCCTTTGAGGCATTATTAAACCGGGGTCAAGTTTGGTTATTACTCGATGGGATAGACCATATTACCTTGGATCACACAGAAAGCGGGTTAACTTCTCCCCTAAGTGTCTTAGCAGACCAATTACAAGGTTGGACTCAGCAAAGTTGTATTGTTTTAACCTGTCAAACCCAAACTTGGGAAGATGATCTCGATGGGTTATCGAACTTTGAAATCTATCAAACTCAAGAATTTGCCGACTTCTTAGGGGTACGGCGGTTCATTCAACGATGGTTTGAACCGAAAATCCTCAATTTAGGTCAGCAACAAACCTCTAAAGCGTTAGGACAAACCCTGTGTCAAGTCCTCAGTCAACCTAGAATCAAAGCCATTCGTGAAGCATTAACCAACCCTCTGCGGTTAGCCCTATTTTGTCGTCTGTGGCAACAGAACCCTGATCAACTCCCCTCAACGGTTGCTCAACTCTATGGCCAATTAGTTTCAGAATTTTATCAATGGCAAGCCGAAAAAATCCAGACAACCCCTGAACAACAGCAGCAGTTAAACACAGCCCTAGCAATATTAGCCTTAAAAAGCTACCAACAAGACCAAAAAAGAGCAATCTTAACCCAAAAAACCGTCAGGGAAATCCTGGGGGAAGACTCTTCCCTGTTGCGGTTAGCCCTACAGTTAAAATGGTTAGTCAAAACGGGAATTTTTATTCAAGATTCCCCCGAAAATCACTATCGGTTTAACGATAGAACCTTTGGTCAATACTTTGCGTCCCTAGCCGTTGAAGATTGGCAACTGTTCCTCAATCATCACCCCAGTCGAACCCCTTCGGGAAGGGAAGTTTATCCGATTTTTGACAGATATTGGTGGGGAATCATTCTCTTTTGGCTAGGACGCGCAGATATTGCCCCCACCGACAAAGAAGCCTTCATAAAAGCCTTGATCACCTTTGACGATGGATGCGGGAGTGAAAATTTTTATGGGGTACAAGCCTATTGCTTGGCGGCGGCGGGATTATCGGAGTTTAAAACCTGTTCTTTAGCCGAAGAGATTTGTCAACAGTTGATTAAGTGGGAAAAAAAAGGAGTCCAAGGGGAAAGGGGAAGCACCCTAGAGAGTCCCTTAGGAACCTGTGCCGGAGAAACCTTGAACCACTTGGATCATCCCCTTGTGGTGAGAACTCTGATGAACTTAATTGAACACAGCGAAGATCCCCAAGAGCAAAAACAGGGATTTCGGCATTTAGTTGCGGTGGGACGTGGCAATGCCAGCGCGATCGCCGCCTTAACCCAATGTTTGGACACGACCCCTTCTCCAGCTTTGCGTTGGCAAGTGGCAGAAACCCTAGGAAAAATTGATCCCGGCAACAACGCAGCGATTAACACCTTTATTCATCTCCTCGAAAACGCTAACAGCGATCAGAGTCGTCAGATGGCTTTTAGTCCCCTCGAAAAAATAGGCAAACAAAATCTGCCTACCATTAAGGCTTTAGTTCAATTACTCCATCAACCCACGTCTATCTCCCTAAGGCGGCGCATTTTGCAGTGTTTAGAGGTGATTGGTCAAGGCCATGCTACGGCCATCGCTGTCTTAGTCCAATTGATTCGCACTACCAAAGATATCGGGATGCGCCAACAAGTCGCTGAAACCCTCGAAAAAATTGATCCCGGCAATCCAACGGCCATCACTATCTTAGTCCAACTCGCCCAAGAAACAACCCCAGAAACCATCCGCCGCGAAGCCGTCTATAGTTTAGGGGAAGTCTGTCCCGGCAACATTCAAGCTATTAATGCCTTGGTCAACCTCTTAGACAAAACCCGTGATATCTATACCCAGTGGATTGTTGTTAGTAGTTTAGGGAAAATTGGTAGTGGCAATCAAGAGGCGATCAAGGCTTTGGAAAAGGTCATTGCCCTAGGGGAACCGATGTTGCTTTATAAAGAAGCCCTAGAGAGTTTAGGCAAAATTGATCCAGCTAACCCCATGATGATTGAAGCATCGATCAAACTGATGGAACGGGCTAACGATGAGGCAATCCATCGAGAAACGGCAGAAACTTTGGGAAAACTCGATCCGGGTAATCCCCAAGCGATCGCAGCTTTGACCCAATTATTGAAGATCTCCAAGGATAATTTTACCCGTCGCCAAGCAGCCGCCAGTTTAGGGAAAATTGATCCGGGCAATTTAGATGCCCTCAATACCTTAATACAGTTGGTGCAAAACACCGAAGATCCCGACATTGCCAGTTTAGCCGCTGATAGCTTAGGAGAAATGGGATTAGGGAATCCTGCTGCCATCGCTACCTTAATTCGGGTTGTCCAAACCAATCCCCACCTAGAAACACGACGGGCGGCGGTTAAGAGTTTAGGGACAATGGCTATGGGCAATAAGTCAGCGATCGCCGCCTTGGTGCAGATACTCTGCTGGCCGACGGAAGACTCCTTACGGCAACAAGCGGCAGAGAGTTTAATGGGGATTATGTCTGTCAAACAAATGCCTTGGGTGGTCACTCAGTTAGGGGGGTGTTTGCTACGGGAATCTGATCCCCCTCATGCTCCTAGCTATCGGGTGCTTTGGCATTGTGCCCAACATCTCCCCTACGGAGAGTTCTATCAAGCTTGGCATGAACGGTCTTTATCGTCGATGATCTCTCAAAATTCAGGGAGGATAGGGTCTAAAACCGCTAAAGTGACCGATGCACGGGGGTTTACGTTAATTTATCAGCTACAGCAAACGTTAGCGGAACGGTCAGATTTAGGGTCGGTTTATCTGGTGGCGATCGATAGTGGTCGGTTTATTGATCCGAATAATCCTCCCATTGATATGTACGATCAGATGTTAGAACAGGCTTGTCCTGAGTTTGAACATGGGATACCCGAAACCATGTCTAAGTTACGTCTGTATTGGAATACGTTACAACGCGGTCGCCAAGGACGCACAGAAGGCGATCGCCCAAAAACTCGGTTTATTTTATTATTATATACTGACCCGAATGGGGGAACAACGTTTAGTTTGTCTTCTACTTTTTTAGAGACATTATCAAAGTTTCAGGGCAACATTGGCGTGATTACGGATCAAGTGATTCCTTCTCAACTCACTCGCTTTTCTCCTAATGATTCCCAATTAGTCAAAACTATTTTAGATTGGATTACTTATTCCTATTAA
- a CDS encoding GIY-YIG nuclease family protein gives MTTEPEILPLASLVYLPYLDNNGLLPEEIVGKIGVYAIFDQDKKLQFVGYSRDIHLSLKQHLVRQINNCYWLKIQTISRPSRTILEQIKQAWLAENGTIPPGNAQEEKEWTEPIDAKLSMTEQEKSDHYKADEMSRIKLLKNIARGVEDEIKENLKQRGSQVEIRFNPKLKEQGLLDLK, from the coding sequence ATGACCACAGAACCTGAAATTTTACCTCTCGCTAGTTTAGTGTATTTACCTTATTTAGATAACAACGGATTATTACCTGAAGAAATCGTGGGAAAAATTGGCGTTTATGCAATTTTTGATCAAGACAAAAAGCTACAATTTGTCGGGTATTCTCGTGATATACATCTAAGTCTTAAACAACATTTAGTTAGGCAAATAAATAACTGTTATTGGCTAAAAATACAAACAATTTCTCGTCCTAGTCGTACTATTTTAGAACAAATTAAACAAGCTTGGCTCGCAGAAAATGGAACAATTCCACCTGGAAATGCTCAAGAAGAAAAAGAATGGACAGAACCAATTGATGCCAAATTATCTATGACAGAACAAGAAAAAAGTGATCATTACAAAGCTGATGAAATGTCAAGAATAAAACTATTAAAAAACATTGCCAGAGGAGTTGAAGACGAGATTAAAGAAAACTTAAAACAACGGGGAAGTCAAGTAGAAATTCGCTTTAATCCGAAACTCAAAGAACAGGGATTATTAGACTTAAAATAA
- the sat gene encoding sulfate adenylyltransferase, with product MSTHTDGIAPHGGHLINRIATAAERQEFLDQADHLPQIQLDERATSDLVMIAIGGFSPLKGFLERADYETVVEDMRLTNGLVWSIPVTLSVSEEIADPLKEGNWVRLNDPEGNFIGVLELTQKYHYNKAHEAKNVYGTEDSQHPGVQVVYEQGAVNLAGPVWLLQRDAHPLFPKYQIDPIESRQGFKERGWNTIVGFQTRNPIHRAHEYIQKCALEVVDGLFLHPLVGATKSDDIPADVRMRCYEIMMEKYFPQDRVILAINPSAMRYAGPREAIFHALVRKNYGCTHFIVGRDHAGVGDYYGTYEAQEMFDQFKPEELGIVPMKFEHAFYCTRTQQMATTKTSPSLKEERIHLSGTKVREMLRRGELPPPEFSRPEVAAELINAMENQGK from the coding sequence ATGAGTACACACACCGATGGGATCGCGCCTCACGGCGGGCATTTAATCAATCGCATTGCCACAGCAGCAGAACGCCAGGAATTTCTCGATCAAGCTGATCATTTACCACAAATTCAGCTAGATGAACGGGCGACCTCCGATCTGGTTATGATTGCTATTGGAGGATTTAGCCCCCTTAAAGGCTTTCTCGAACGGGCTGACTATGAAACCGTGGTTGAAGATATGCGCCTCACCAACGGCTTAGTTTGGTCAATTCCCGTGACCCTTTCCGTCAGCGAAGAAATCGCTGATCCCCTCAAAGAAGGGAACTGGGTTCGCCTCAATGATCCCGAAGGCAACTTCATCGGAGTTTTGGAATTAACCCAGAAATACCACTACAACAAAGCCCACGAAGCCAAGAACGTCTATGGCACCGAAGACAGTCAACATCCAGGGGTTCAGGTGGTTTATGAACAAGGGGCGGTCAATTTAGCCGGTCCAGTGTGGCTATTACAACGAGATGCCCATCCCTTGTTCCCGAAATATCAAATTGATCCCATCGAGTCCCGTCAAGGGTTCAAAGAAAGAGGATGGAATACCATTGTTGGGTTCCAAACCCGTAACCCCATCCATCGCGCCCATGAATACATCCAAAAATGCGCCTTAGAAGTCGTAGATGGCTTATTTTTACACCCCCTAGTCGGAGCCACCAAAAGCGACGATATTCCCGCTGATGTGCGGATGCGCTGTTATGAAATCATGATGGAAAAATATTTCCCCCAAGACCGCGTTATCCTCGCCATTAACCCTTCTGCCATGCGCTATGCTGGTCCAAGGGAAGCCATTTTCCATGCCCTAGTGCGAAAAAATTACGGCTGTACCCATTTTATTGTCGGTCGAGATCACGCCGGGGTTGGGGACTATTATGGAACCTACGAAGCGCAAGAGATGTTTGATCAATTTAAGCCAGAAGAATTAGGCATTGTTCCGATGAAATTTGAACACGCCTTTTATTGCACCCGAACCCAACAAATGGCCACTACCAAAACCAGTCCTAGCCTGAAAGAAGAACGTATTCATCTATCAGGAACCAAGGTTCGGGAGATGTTACGACGAGGAGAACTGCCTCCCCCTGAATTTTCTCGGCCAGAAGTGGCAGCCGAATTAATCAATGCCATGGAAAATCAAGGAAAGTAA
- a CDS encoding caspase family protein: MKWDRRTFLKTLLTWGVSQIGLEGFRGQPKIQQYYQTLAAPTPRKLALLVGINDYGTPFNLKGCLTDVERQKELLIYRFGFSPQDILTLTGQEATREAIETAFQEHLTQQAQGGDVVVFHFSGYGNLVKSSSGELLRGLIPSDGIISTKGQIVTHNLLEDALILWGRSLATEKLTFVLDTSYHYLGQELQGNLKVRSFPSSSQEVDPQELARQITGTAPKGIILGASGQEQVATEIASSGFSSGLFTYALTQYLWEVTSPSNVTVTLGKTTETLLPIIGTQQQPQPRDGDKQPLFTYYLLPTPSHGAEGLITSLDDSTNATIKLTGLPLPLLQHYGLNSCFTVTTSPPSSPILVQLRSREGLKGKVHLISALDPNSDVSALAVGQFLQESIRFLPKTIGLTVALEKNLERIERVDATSTFSAIAQIHSVITAGEPGADCILAKETLTEETDLSPSSGGYGLLLPGGVQVPNTFGQSGEAIKSAVERLRPDLQRLLAAKLWRLTLNEESSQLPIRVSLESLDQDSPVIDQRQTTRRVGEGEKAQETPLADLTKPSHGLLQVPRGSRLQFRWQNLGDRPIYYLLLGIDARARTLAYLPPEAALIAPGETLVVPSPTLGLNWTVASTPGWEQILAISCSSPFKKTFETLRQSTPSKPDQGQILLLNTPLTVAQALLQDLHGASAVKSELLGTATDSYALDVKIWATLSFVYQVV; the protein is encoded by the coding sequence ATGAAATGGGATCGGCGGACTTTCTTAAAGACCTTGCTTACCTGGGGAGTCAGTCAAATAGGACTCGAAGGGTTCAGGGGACAACCGAAAATTCAACAATACTATCAAACCCTAGCTGCGCCAACCCCTCGCAAATTAGCCCTGTTGGTGGGGATTAATGACTATGGTACTCCCTTTAACTTAAAAGGATGTCTCACCGATGTTGAACGGCAAAAAGAACTCCTCATCTATCGCTTTGGCTTTAGTCCCCAAGATATCTTAACCTTGACGGGACAAGAAGCCACCCGCGAAGCCATAGAAACCGCTTTTCAAGAACACCTCACCCAACAAGCCCAAGGGGGAGATGTGGTAGTCTTTCACTTTAGCGGTTATGGTAATCTGGTTAAAAGTAGCTCTGGGGAACTACTACGAGGTCTGATTCCCAGCGATGGAATTATCTCAACCAAAGGCCAGATCGTTACCCATAACCTCCTAGAAGATGCCTTAATCTTATGGGGGCGATCGCTGGCCACCGAAAAACTCACCTTCGTATTAGACACCAGTTATCACTACCTCGGTCAAGAATTACAGGGAAATCTCAAAGTACGCTCGTTCCCCTCTTCCTCTCAAGAAGTAGACCCCCAAGAATTAGCCCGACAAATCACAGGAACAGCCCCAAAAGGCATTATTCTAGGAGCAAGCGGACAGGAACAAGTCGCCACAGAAATTGCCAGCAGTGGCTTTAGTTCGGGGTTATTTACCTATGCCCTGACCCAATATCTTTGGGAAGTCACCTCGCCGAGTAATGTGACCGTGACCCTAGGCAAAACCACCGAAACCCTACTCCCTATCATTGGGACCCAACAACAGCCCCAACCCCGCGACGGCGATAAACAACCCCTCTTCACCTATTACCTCTTGCCCACACCCTCCCATGGAGCCGAAGGCTTGATTACCTCCCTAGATGACTCAACCAACGCCACCATCAAGCTCACGGGACTCCCCCTACCCCTCCTACAACATTACGGACTCAATTCCTGTTTTACCGTGACAACTTCCCCCCCTTCTAGTCCTATCCTGGTACAATTGCGCTCTCGTGAGGGACTTAAAGGCAAAGTTCACCTGATTTCAGCCTTAGACCCTAACAGTGACGTTTCTGCCTTAGCGGTGGGACAATTTCTACAAGAGTCGATTCGGTTTCTGCCGAAAACCATCGGACTTACCGTCGCGCTTGAGAAAAATTTAGAAAGAATTGAACGAGTGGATGCCACCAGTACTTTTTCGGCTATCGCACAAATTCATTCAGTCATTACCGCCGGAGAACCTGGGGCTGACTGTATTCTAGCCAAAGAAACGCTGACCGAAGAAACCGATCTCTCCCCAAGCTCAGGCGGGTACGGACTGTTGTTACCAGGGGGAGTCCAAGTCCCCAATACCTTCGGTCAGTCAGGAGAAGCGATTAAGTCAGCCGTTGAACGGCTACGTCCGGACTTACAACGATTGCTGGCCGCTAAGTTATGGCGACTGACCCTTAATGAAGAGTCGTCCCAATTACCCATCAGAGTTAGTCTAGAATCCCTCGACCAAGATTCCCCAGTGATCGATCAACGGCAGACCACTCGGCGAGTCGGGGAAGGGGAAAAAGCCCAGGAAACCCCTTTAGCTGACTTAACTAAACCCTCTCATGGCTTGCTGCAAGTCCCCCGTGGCAGTCGCTTACAATTTCGCTGGCAAAACCTAGGCGATCGCCCCATTTACTACCTGCTCTTAGGGATAGATGCCAGAGCAAGAACCCTGGCCTATCTTCCCCCAGAGGCCGCCTTGATTGCACCCGGAGAAACCCTCGTCGTTCCTTCCCCTACCTTGGGACTCAATTGGACAGTGGCCAGTACCCCCGGATGGGAACAAATTCTGGCCATTAGTTGCTCCTCTCCCTTCAAAAAAACCTTTGAGACACTGCGCCAGTCTACCCCCTCTAAACCGGATCAAGGACAAATCCTGCTGTTAAACACTCCTTTGACCGTAGCTCAGGCTCTATTGCAGGATCTCCACGGAGCCAGTGCCGTCAAAAGTGAACTGTTGGGAACTGCCACCGATAGCTATGCTTTGGATGTCAAGATTTGGGCGACTTTAAGCTTTGTGTATCAAGTCGTCTAG